The nucleotide window TTATTCAACCACAGGACGTCGTATACAGGCTTGACCGTACAAAATTCGCTCCTCTTAAACTGGCTGGCGATGCGAACGAAGCCTGGGGATGGGCGATGCGCAATATGTGGGATGGTAAAACGAATGCAGAGCCAGGGTTTCATACGGCCGATGCAGCCATGCCTCAACATATTACTTTCGATTTAGGTGTCACCAACCGGTCTTTATACTCTTTCAGAACCTGGCAAAGACAGGGACAACAGTACCTGGGAGGCAACATGAAACGATTCTCTTTGTGGGGATCCAATACATTGGCGCCTGAATGGAGCAATTGGACAAAGCTCGGAGACTTCATTTCCGGTACGCATAATTTTACCCAGGGTAAATTATTTATGATCCCTAAAGGTGCAAAAGCATACCGCTATATGAGGATCCAGGTGCAGGAGGCCTGGGATGGCAAAGCTGTCGGCGCATTCCATATTATGGAAATAGAGTTGATGGCTAATTTAGGTACGCCCTGATGCGGTATGAATAGCGGATGCAGTATGCAAAGTGAAACAATTAGTAGTGCCATATGCGATTATTATAAATTTTATTTCCCCGTCTACGTAATCATACAGGAGCGATTCAAGAACGCTGCATAAACAATTTAATGAGCTATCTATTCCCATTAGCAATGAACATTAAAATATTAGCCAGTATAGCCTGGTGCTGTAGTTGCTTTGCTACCGCAAACGCACAGGCACCGAAGGGCTCGACATCCGACGCATTTTCAATTGGTATCTTTTACGGACCCACTCAGGACCTCGCCAACGATGAACAGTTTCGCTGGATAAAAGAGGCGAATGTCGATTTTATCCAGTTTATCGGTGACAAAGCACTGGACTTTAATAAAGATGTTGACACTGCTCAACAAAGAAATCTGGCGATCCTCGACCTGGCAGCCCGTAACGGGATTCGCTATTTTGTCAGAGATCCGCGGGTAAGAGGCAGTGAACAGGACATCGCAGCAATGGTAAAAGCCTACAAATATCACCCTGGAGTGGCCGGGTATTTTATAGTAGATGAGCCGGGGAAGGATGACCTGCAATGGCCGGCTAAAGCCTATAAGACCATCCTGAAATTTGATCCGGAACGTATTCCTTCCGTTAACTTATTCCCAAGTCCTGTTTATCCTGACTATGAAGAAAACTATGTAGAAGCGTGGGTTAAAGCTGTTGGAAAAGAAAATATGAAGCTGCTTTCTTTTGATCATTATCCTTTACTGGCCAACGGAACATTTGGAGGCGCTTATTTTAAAAACCTGGATATAATCAGGCGAGCCGGTTTACGGCATGGTATTAAAACATCCATGTATCCGCAGTCGATGGGTATCATCAATGCATACCGCCGCCCGGATAGTAGTGAGCTGCGTTATAGTGCTTACACAGGACTGGCCTATGGGATCAAAAATCTGGTGTGGTTTACCTATAATACCCCGGTGCGCCAACCGGTAGAACGGTTCATGAATGCCATTATCGACAGCATGGGTAATAAAACGGATCTGTACACACCGTTTAAAAATCTTAATGCGTCTCTTCAACAGCTGGGCAAAACTATCGGTAGGCTGGATGCTGTTGAAGTATATCATTCTGATGAAATGGATGGCACCGCCGGGCTAACAGTTCCGGCATCTTTTTTCTGGCAGCCGGTTAACAAAGACAAGCGTTTCATTATTACACGCTTTAAGAACCCCCGGACTCAACAATCATTTGTGATGGTAGTGAACAAGTCTTTGAAAACATCGGAGTCTATTTCATTTACAATTGGCAAAGCAGTTAAGAAATTACGTCTCGTATCAACCCTCGACGGCAAGCAACACCGGGTTTCCTATAATCCCGGCAGGACATTTACCACCGATCTGCTGCCGGGAGAGGGGAAATTGTATGCGATTGAAGGAGGCTCTTATTGATCTGACTCCTTTTGCTGTTCATCCGGTTAAAAAGCCTTTTTAAAATGGTATTCAACAGAAAACAATCCGGCATCATTTTCTTTTTGATTTTGCTTTTTTGGAAGGCGGAGACCATCGCACAAAAAAGCAGCATTATTTCGAAAGAGGACCTTGTTTATTTAAAGGGTATTACGAGGGCGGTGTTAGATAGTTCACGTATCCGTCCGGGACAGCCAATGCCTGCTGGTTTTGGGATAAACAATACCGGGGGAACCCTGATCAGGCCGGGAGGCAGGGAAACTTACCCCGCTTTTTGGATCCGGGATTATGCCATGAGCCTCGAAACCGGTATGGTCTCAGTAGAAGAGCAGCGACATATGCTAAAGCTCACCGCAGCCACGCAGTGTGATCAAACCTGGATCACCAAAGGAGGGAGCATGGTGCCTTATGGTGCGATTGCAGATCATATACTGGTGAATAATAGCATGCCGGTTTATTTCGCAGGTACATACGATCTGGAGCAGCAAGGTACACATGCATTTGGCATGTTTCCTCCTTATTGTGATCAGTTTTATTTTATTAAGATGGCGCATCATTACGTGAACAGTACAGCCGATCTGAAAATACTGAGTACAGAGATTAATGGGAACTCACTTATTAGCAGACTGGAAACTGCTTTTCATGTGCCTCCATCAGACAGGAAAACACATCTTGTATATAGTATAGAAAACTACAGGGCAGTAGATTTCGGTTTCCGTGACGCGATACATATTACCGGTGATCTGTTATTCCCTTCCCTTCTGAAATACGAAGCAGCCTTAGAATTATCAGATCTGTTTAAAAGAAGGGGGAATACCGGGAAAGCTTTAAAATATATAAATATAGCTGCGGCTATAAAGGCTGCAATCCCGGGGAAATTTGCCGACAGCGATGGCATGTTGCGGGCTTCAACAGGTAAGAGCGCGCAGCGGGATGTTTGGGGTACCGCACTGGCAATATACATGAACCTGTTACCTGCGCCTTTGGTGAACAGGGCCTCACAGGTATTGACTGCTGCTTATAAAAATGGTAGCCTGGCTTATAAAGGCGCTATCCGGCATGTGTTGAAAACCGATGATTTCAGCACGGCCACATCCTGGGAAGGCGCTATACCTGAAACAACTTTAAACAGTTATCAGAACGGAGCTTATTGGTTCACTGCAACGGGTTGGGTAGCGTATGCCATTTCGAAGACAGATAAGGCAAGTGCCGGTAAATTAACCCGGGACTATATTACGGAGCTGAGGTTGACAGACTATCGCAGGGGTAGTGGCTTTGCCGGACCGCTGGAATGCTTTTACCCTCCATCCTATACCCGCGGACCCGTTTATCTTACATCGGTATCCTGTCCTTATATAGTTTTAAATAAAATGATGATCAATGATTAGCGGAAAAGTATTTAGTTTTTTGGTTTCAAGCAAGAGTAATAGGTATTTACCGGAGGGGTATGTCTTATTTGTTCCAAGTATTTGCCATGCGTGGTTTAATTCAACAGGCTTCAACTTTGGTTGCCCGAAAGCAGCACGTAAGCCATTGGTGTATATAACCTGTATGCTTCTTTTGTTTTTTACGGGCTTACGGACCAGTGCGCAAACGCTGTTTCCCGACCAACTGCGTTGCGAGTTAATCGAAAACCCATTGGGACTTGATATCGATAAGCCTTCACTGAGCTGGCGCTTTAAAGCTGTGGGAAAAAACAGGAAGCAAAGTTCCTATGAGGTAATAGTAAGTAAGGACAGTTTATTTCGTTCGGGAAACATCATGTGGGTTTCCGGGAAAACACCATCATCAAAAAATAATTTGATTTTGTACGCCGGAAAACCGCTCTCTTCTTTTACCCGTTATTTCTGGAAAGTACGTGTTTATGACCAGGATGGAAAACCTTCTCCCTGGAGTCAAAATGCCTGGTTTGAAACCGCTGCGTTAACTGAAAGTCATTGGAAGGGTAACTGGATCGGCGATGGTAGAAAAACCCCGGAGCAGGATGCCGATTTCTATAAGGACCGGGCAGCACCCGTATTCAGAAAAACTTTCACATTGAGAAAAAAGGTGATAGCTGCCCGGCTGTATATTGCCGGCCTGGGATATTATGAAGCCTCAATCAACGGGAATAAAGTCGGGACCGAAATGCTGGCACCAGGATGGACCAGTTTTGATAAAACGGTTCTGTACAGGTCGATGGATATTACACCGATGCTGAAAGAGGGTATGAACGCAGCAGGCGTTATGCTGGGTAATGGTTGGTACAACCCGCTTCCATTGCGCATGTGGGGTGTTCATAATTTACGGGAACGCCTGGCTATCGGAGAACCCTGTTTAAAAGCAATGATCAGGATCTCTTATTCAGATGGTTCGAAGGAAGAGATTAATACAGATCAGAGCTGGCAAACCGTAGGTGGCCCGGTGCTTAGAAAT belongs to Niabella yanshanensis and includes:
- a CDS encoding SGNH/GDSL hydrolase family protein, with amino-acid sequence MSYLFPLAMNIKILASIAWCCSCFATANAQAPKGSTSDAFSIGIFYGPTQDLANDEQFRWIKEANVDFIQFIGDKALDFNKDVDTAQQRNLAILDLAARNGIRYFVRDPRVRGSEQDIAAMVKAYKYHPGVAGYFIVDEPGKDDLQWPAKAYKTILKFDPERIPSVNLFPSPVYPDYEENYVEAWVKAVGKENMKLLSFDHYPLLANGTFGGAYFKNLDIIRRAGLRHGIKTSMYPQSMGIINAYRRPDSSELRYSAYTGLAYGIKNLVWFTYNTPVRQPVERFMNAIIDSMGNKTDLYTPFKNLNASLQQLGKTIGRLDAVEVYHSDEMDGTAGLTVPASFFWQPVNKDKRFIITRFKNPRTQQSFVMVVNKSLKTSESISFTIGKAVKKLRLVSTLDGKQHRVSYNPGRTFTTDLLPGEGKLYAIEGGSY